CTTTTTTTTGAAAGGAGGTGATAGGAGGGGAGAAAACGTGCTGTATCTAGTTGGTATTAATGGTGTTTTTTAGTGGTAAAATGTTTTTACGGAGGGATTTAGATGGGAAAGAAGATTTTATTACTGATCACCAGCTTGTCTTTGATAGTTGGATGTAGTGAGATGATGAGAAATAGGGCAGCTTATATCAAGCTGCCACCGATACCCCAGGGGGCGTCATATGTAGGGAGTGAGGCCTGTGGAGACTGTCATGAAGATTACATCCAAGAAAGTACCAACGTACACCTGAAAATTGCATCTTTTGAGGTGCCACAGGGTGTAAAAACAGGATGTGAAAGCTGTCATGGTCCGGCTTCTCTACACGTTGAGGGTGAGGGAGATACCGAGAAGATTATCAGATTCGGTCCCGAAGGACTTGAGCCAGATGAAATCGCAGGGGTGTGTGTAAGCTGTCATCAGGCGGGGACACATTTCAACTGGGCAGGTTCCATTCATGCTGAAAATGAAGTTGCTTGTACTACGTGCCACAAGATTCATGGAAATAAAAACAAGAATTTGTTGGTAGATAAGGAAACGGCACTATGTGCAAAATGCCACCAGGACATTAATGCCAAGACCTATTTTGCCTCTCATCACCCAATAAAAGAGGGGAAGATGGGCTGTTCAGACTGTCACAATCCCCATGGAAGTGCTAGCCCAGAGGCTGGAATGCTTAAGACAGAAGAACGCGTTAATGATCTTTGCCTAAAGTGCCATACACGTTATCAAGGGCCTTTTGTCTTTGAACACGATCCCGTGGTAGAAGATTGTCTAATATGTCATGATCCCCATGGGACTGTAGCCAATAATCTTCTACGTCAGCAGGAACCTTTTATATGCCTCCAGTGTCATGAAGCCCACTTCCATGCAGCAAGGGCCTCAAACAATGTGGCCACAGTATTCGCACCAGGAGATCCATCAAATGTAATAGCGCCTTCAGATCATGGCTTTACAAAGTCATTCATGACCAAATGCACGCAGTGTCATTCAAAGGTGCATGGATCGGATTTACCATCCCAGTCAGTTCCTGGTGCTGGTGCTGCCCTGACACGATAGGTAAGGAGGTGTGCTGATGAATTTAATTAAGAGGATATTTTCAATTGGTTTGGTGGTTTGCTTTTCTGTGATACTCCAAAATGACCTTGGTATTGCAGAAGAAAAGGAATACGAGGGGTCAGTTAGTATTGGTGGAATATTTGTGATGGACGACATCGATTCTGATGAGGATGGAGCCAAGGGAACAGAGTATAACAGCGTGCTAGACAATACAGGATACTGGGATCTTAAAGGTGAATTGGGCTTTGAAAAGGACGGCCTAGCCTTTAAGGGTGAGGCGCATTATCAGTATGTAGATGAGCAGGAATATGGGGCAATATTAGACCTTAAGAGAATTCTTCGTTTAAAGACAGACTATTCGAGATTCTTACACAGACTGGATCACGATGAACTCGAAAATCTAAACGCACATATCTTTTCTAACACAGATCCAGGGCCATCTGCTGGAAAAGGATATTTTGTCGATTTTAATGGTGATGGAACAAATAATAAGAATGAAGAGATCGTAGGTTCTGCCGCAGTTTATCATACAGACTTAGGGGCAGGGGACGAATATCACATAATGAGAAGTGAGTGGAACAATAATGCGGTACTGCATATCCCTCAGATTCCAGGCTTAAAACTGTCCTTTTCTCACAGATTTGAAGAACGAAAGGGCTTGGACCAGGCCCGTACCATGAGCAAGTGTTCTGCATGCCACATTGTCGCCGACAGTAAGAGCATTGACGAAGAAACCAATGATTATATGCCGAAGGTCTCTTTAAATACTGAAAACTTCGCTATTGAGTATTCTTTTCTCCATAGAGATTTTGATGATAAGAGCGAAGATATGAGTGTTGTGTACAACAACCTTGCAACTACTCACCTGGGTTTTACTAATAGGCTTCAATTCGATGGTCGGGATGGCCCGCTTCCTTATTCTAAGACCCCTGATTCTCAAAAGGATGCCCACACCTTAAAGGCCAAGTGGAACGTAAACCGCACAAACACTGTGACTGCTGCTTTAGTCTATTCCCAGAGCACAAATAAGAGTACTGATGGTCCATATGACATTCTGACTGGTAATTTAAATGACGAACTGGAGATGGATAGTACTGCCATCATGGCGAGGTGGCACAACAGAGTCAGTCGCAAACTTTCTTTCAATGTCTTTGGAAAGTATCAGACCATAGACAATGACGACGCATTTATAGATGTAGTGGACAGGACAAATGCCGATGGTACAACCCTTGGAGATGGATACTCAAGAAGTGCTTTAGGGGCTGCAGAAGGCCTTCAGACTGGCTTTTGGGATTTTACTAGAAAGTCTGGGTATGATCTCGATATCACAACCCTTGGTTTTGATGTAGCATGGAGACCTATGCACGGTGTCACTCTCAGAGGAGCCTATGAATTTCACTATGAAGATCGAGAGAATGCCGAGGAACACAACGTTCCAGACGACACCACGGAGCATACTATTAAGCTCTCGGGTGATTGGCGAGTCATGCATTCTTTGAAGCTTGGATTTGGTTATAAACTAGAGCTTGTCGATGATCCATATGCCCTTAAATTTGCAGTCTGTGCTCCAGATGGCTCCTATGGCGAATACGGAGGTCCTCCAGGTTCATTATATGACTATTCGAGATCCTATGACCCTACCATATATAGTAAGCGTGTCGGAACCCGTTCCAACCTGCCTGAGACAGCTCATGAATTTTCATTTAAGGCCAATTGGATGCCAATTACGGTGTTGAGTACAAACGTTTATGCGAAATACAAGATGGCTGAAAATGATGATGTTGACGGCAATAGCTGGGAACAGGACCTTTTTTCCGGTGGAATCAACGTGGTATTGACCCCCAATGAAAAAATATCATTTGTTGCAGGCTATGATTATTTTAATGACAAATACGAATCAATGTACTGCATAGCAATATATGATGGGTGAGCAAATATAATTACAACGGACCAGTTTGGTTCCGAGCAGACAGGAATGGATTACAGGACCGAGGCCCACAGCTTTTCAGTTGTTGCCACTTATAGGCCACTGGCTGTCTTAGGCTTCAATGCTAATTTCAACTATACTACTGGCAGAGGTAATATCACAGACCTTAAATTCGAAAGTATGTTCCCAACAGGGGATGCAAAGCTAGATTTGGATACCAGTTCAATCAATCCAAATCAGCCATATCTCTATGACGTAGCATATTTGAATGAGATGGCAGATTATTCGAATTTGGATTTTGAACAGCTCGATTTTACCATGGGAGTCTCTTACAGGATCTCAAATGACATAGGTCTTGGTATCAACTATTATTACACAGATTTTGAAGACAACGAAGCCTATGTATATGGAGACCAAGATGTAACTGTACAGTCACTCATGGGCTTTGTAACTGTGAGTTTCTAGGAATAGATGATTTTCCAAAGAAACGGGGAGCAGTGGCTCCCCGTTGCTTATTTTTATCTTTTGTCTAACTGTTCTATAGTCTGATTTCACTTCACATTATTGACCTCTTTTTCTCTTGGTGTTACTAAAACACTTTGTCAATTTGGCAATAAAGTAAATTCGGAGGAGATATAAGAAATGATAGTTATTTTAAAACCCGACATAAAAAGGGAGGGCCCTGAAGTACAAAAAATAAATGATTTCATAAGTAACTTCCCAAAGGTCAATATTAAACTGATTGAAATAGAGGGTGAGACCAGGACAGTATGTGAGTTACATCTCATCGGATCTACTCATAATATCCCCCAAGACGTCCTTGAATCCATGCCTGGGGTCGAAAAGGTGGTACGAGTATCTACAAAGTATAGGCAAATTGGCCGCCATGACATAGATGTCGTACCCATTGGGTTTGAATATCAGGGATTGAGGTTTGACCAGGATTCTTTCCACATATTTGCTGGTCTGTGCGCAGTGGATACACCAGAGCATGTGGAAGAGATCTTCAGGACCCTTGCAGAATTGGGTATTGTAACGGCCAGGATGGGGGCATATAAGCCAAGAACAAGTCCTTATGACTTTCAGGGACATGGTAGGGATTGTTTACCCTGGCTGTTTGAAATTGCAGGGAAACACGGTATCAAAGTCATTGCCATGGAAGTGCTCAAGGAATCGCATATCGATGAAATTTTCGAAGAGTTGGAAAAGGCAGGAAAGCCAACAGGGATTATGCTCCAGATTGGAACCAGAAATGCCCAGAATTTTGAATTATTAAAGGCGGTCGGTTCTCAAAAGGAATTTCCAGTACTTTACAAAAGAGGCATGGGACTAACTCTGGAGGAGAGTTTAAATGCCTGTGAATATATAGCAAGTGGCGGGAATAGGAATATTATTTTCTGCCTTCGCGGCGTCAAATCTCACCTAGGCTCACCTCATAGAAATCTTGTGGACTTTGCCCATGTCCCAGTAATCAAGCGGCTTACCCGTCTTCCTGTCTGTGTTGACCCAAGTCACTCTGTAGGATCGAAGGAAGTAGCCCCAGATGGGCTTCCAGATATCTTTCACGCATCTGCTCAGGGAGTTATTGCTGGTGCAAACATGATATTGGTAGAGTGTCATCCTGATCCGCAGACTGCCCTGTGTGATGGTCCCCAGGCACTTACCATGGAGGAAATGGCAAAATTTGTAGAAGATACGAAAATAATACGAGAGGCATATCTCAGGAGAAAAGAGGCATTTTCAAGGTCAAAGATGAAAGAACTAGCTGATAGTTAATGCATAACAGTGGAACATTTAATATTGCGTATTAGCATGACATGCTTTATATAAGTCAAAAATTTGGGAAAGGGGGTGTATTGACAAAGGTAGTGTATTAAACGTTTTTTTGAGGAATCGATTTTGAAAAGTAAAAAATTAAAAGGAGGGTTTACTGTTATGCTAAAAAATGGGAGAGGTTTTTTTAGCCTGATTTTCTTTTCAATTTTTTCTTTATGTCTTGCAGGTATTTCTTTTGCCGGTCCAGGATCTGTAGAGATACAGACTGTTGGCGACATCACTATCAAGATGGGGGCCCAGGTAAGGCTCATTCCAACTGCTGAAATCAATAGAGATTTTGGTGTGAGTAAAGACGTTGATGGCGCTGTGGCAACAACAATTTTACCAGGTACTGGTGCCATTAGTGTAAATACAAGAGGACATCTCACTGAAGGTGCTGGCGATGTAAAAGACAGCTATTTTAGGAATGAGAATAGGCTATTCTTTAATTTTGCTCATGGCCAGGACTGGGATGTCTACATGGCACTGGAATATGATAGTCTTTGGGCAAGGGAGACTGCAGACCGTACTGACTTTGCTGCTGGAAGGCAGAGCCAACAGTTCGGTATTGAAAGGCTTTTGGCCACCTTCAATCTTCCAATGATTTACTCAAGACTCCAGGCAGGTTGGGATGCCCGTGGTGTGGATATTAAATACGGCGGACTTGTTTACGGCGACGACGATCCAGGTATAGGTATTGTCGGTGCCAAAGACGCCATGAAATGGGCCTTCTGGTACATTAAAAAGGATGAAGATGAGGCTGGTTACACTCAAGGCACACAAATCCTTTAGGACCTGCAAACGATGCATTGGCATCAGACAGGACATTTATTTATGGCAAATTGGCTTACAACCTTGGTATTGCAGAGGTTGAAGGCTTCTGGATGTGGGATAAGAACGATCAGGCTGGTAAAAATGTTGACCATCATTTTGTAGGCCTCCAGGGCAATGGTAAAGTCGGTATTGCCAAGGTTATGTTGGAAGCCGCCTATGGCTTTGGTGACTATGATACTGCCGCTGGTCAGAACTATGACCTTGGTTCTTGGGCATTCTTTGGTGATGTCGCCTTTGATCTCCATGATCAGGTAGGAATCAAGAAGTTTGAAGTACATGTTGGCGGTATCTACGCACAGGGTGATGATGACTGGTCCGATAACGACCTAACAGGTTGGACCCCAGCCACTGGTATCACAAGATTTACCCCTGCATTTGGTACTGAGCAGAGCATTTCTTTCGATGGTGACAATATGTTTGGTCAGATCCTCTACAGCATCTTCCCAGCATACTATGGTTCTGGCCTTATAGGTGGTGGTATAAACGGGAAAGCACAGTTCGATAACCCTGGTCTCATCATGATCGGTGGTGGTGTGAAGGCTGCATGGGATAAGTGGAGCTACAAGGGTAATGTAATGGCCATGTGGTTCGAAGAGGCACAGGCCGTTGAGAATTACTATGCATTGAAGGGTGTTGCAGGTAATATTAACATTGACGAGTTCATGGGCATTGAGTGGAACAATGAAATTGCATACAAGCTCTACAAGAACGTGACCATCAAGGGTGGAGCAGCATTCTTGTTCCCAGGCGCTGGCGCCAAGGACATTGCCCAGGCACTTAAGGCATTTGTCCAGGGTGTGAATTTTGAAGATGCAGGAGATTCAGACGACGTCTCTATGCGCTTTGCAGCAGAGCTTATCTGGTTCTTCTAATCTAGTCAGAATCTGATTTAAATAATCATAAAAGGCCGTCTGTTAAGGCGGCCTTTTTTATTAATATCTGCTTGACATTTCAGTCGGAATTGGTCTCCATACAGCTATGAAACATTATATGCTTTTCTCCATTTTTACAGCAGTTCTCTTCCTTTCCCTGTTTTTGACATGCCTGATAGGGGCTGTATCCATAGCTCCTGGAGAGATATTTAGGGTATTTCTTGCCCAGTTGGGAGTCGTCGATCTAAATTCAATAGATCCTTCTATCTTTGCTATTATATGGGACATACGGTTCAGCAGGATACTACTTTCGGCCTTAGTTGGATGTGCCCTTGCCATTTCAGGAGCCGCTTTCCAGGGCGTATTGATTAACCCATTGGCAGACCCTTTTACAATAGGTGTTGCCTCTGGAGCTGCCTTTGGAGCAACCCTTGCCATCTTCCTGGGAAGCGCTTTTGGAGAGATTCCAGCATGGGTTCAAGGCCTTGGCATCATCCCGATCTTTGGTTTTTTAGGTGCAATGGTCGCCCTCTTTTTTGTAATAGCCTTTTCAAGGCTATCAGGGGGGTTGAGAAGAGAGACCATGATTCTTTCAGGTATTGTTGTAGCAACATTTCTTTCTGCCCTAATCTCACTTTTAAAGGCGCTAGATGAAGAGTCTGTCCAGGCAATAGTATTTTGGATTATGGGCAGTCTCCAAGGCAGGTCATGGGCTCATGTGGGATTTGCAATGCCTTATATAGTCTGTGGCATTGTTATGCTTTTTTTTCTTACACGTGAACTGGATATTATGACACTGGGGGATGAACAGGCAAAACAATTAGGTGTAAACGTTGAAAAAATACGATATCTAGTCCTCATTGGTGCAAGCATCCTTACGGCAGCATGTGTTTCTGTATCAGGGGTTATTGGCTTTGTTGGCCTTGTAATACCACATATGGTACGGCTTGGGCTTGGTGCGAGGCATACACCCCTTTTTATTGGCTCAGGCCTCCTTGGTGCCATTACCATGATTTGGTCAGATGCCATTTCCAGGTCGATCCTGCCAGGAGGAGAGGAGATACCAGTAGGGGTAATAACTGCCCTTATAGGTGGGCCAGTATTTTTCCTCATCCTTGTGAAGAGCAAAAAAGAGGACTTGGAGACTGAGCCGTGAAGGTCTTGAGAATAAGGGAGCTTAGCGCAGGCTATGGCAGCCGAGATGTCCTTGATGAGATTAATATAGATATCCATGCAGGAGAATTTGTGGGTATCCTTGGTCCAAATGGTTCTGGTAAGACAACTTTATTGAGGACAATTACAGGTTTGATCCCAGTAAAAAGGGGATCAATAGAACTCTTCGGTCAAGATCTGGAGTCCTTAAATGAAATTGAGACTGCGAAGAGGGTAGCAGTTGTACCCCAGAGAGTAAATATTGAATTCCCAATAGATGGGTTTCATGTGGTTTTGATGGGCAGATATCCTCACAGGCAATCAGGATTTCTTAGAGGTTATTCAAAAGAGGACTGCAGGGTAGCTGATGAGGCTATGAAGCGTACAAGGACTACCCATCTAAAAAAGGCACTGGCCAATAGACTTTCGGGGGGAGAAGCAAAGCTCCTCTCCATAAGTAGGGCCATTGCCCAGAGTCCAGGACTGCTTCTTTTGGATGAGGCCACAGCAAACCTCGATCCAATGAGGAAGGTGCACATGTTTCGGCTCTTTGAGTCGATGAACAGAGTTGATGGACTTACCATAATTTGCGTGATGCACGACCTCAATTTGGCGGCCCTTTTTTGTAGCCGATTCATCTTTCTCAAGCAGGGAAGGGTGGTCTTAGATGGTGGGCCTGAAGAGGTTTTTACCCCTGAAAATTTGCAAAGTATTTATGATGTTGATGTATCTATCATAAGGCATCCAGTGAAAAAGCGCCCCCAGGTACTCTTTGGATAATCCAATCCCTCTAGCAGGACTACGTCAAAGTGTTGAGTTTTGAGTGTTGAGTTTTGAGTTAAAGGAAGAAAAACTTGGTAAAGTTCAGTCAACAAGGTGGTCCAATGCCCAGAGGCTATTCTCTGAAGGACTTGACCAACGATTTTGACAGAGTATTGATCCCTCTTGACATAAAAAAGATATAGTAGTACTTTTTTCAAAAAAGTATCACTCTCTGCAACGGGGAATCCGGTGAAAATCCGGAGCGGGCCCGCCACTGTGAGTGGGGACGAAGGCTTCATGCGCCACTGTCTGATATTTCAGATGGGAAGGCGAAGTCTGTAGGTTGATCCACGAGCCAGGATACCCGTCAGAGAGGATGCCTTTTGGCTTCGGCGTGGAACCCGAAGAGAAGGCGGAAAAAGCTTATCTGGTCAAGCGGGCTGGCCGGGCTATAGTTCCCGGTTTTTTTGTGTGCCTGTATCCCCGCCTATCTGCTCTTCAACCATGCCGGCCTAAAAAAATAAAAGGAGGTCGGTTTTATGAAGAAGTTCTTAATCTGTTTCATTTTAGTTGCAGGGTTTTTGGGGGCCCAGTGTAAGTGGGCATTTGCCAGCCAGGGTACATTGCTTCGTTTTTTAAAGCCAACCTATAAGGAAGGACCTGTCCCAATTGTTCTTGTAGCCTTTGGAACCAGCACAAAGGCCCAGGTAACTTTTGATCACATAGATAGGGAAATAAGAAAGGCCTTCCCTGGTCATGAGATTAGATGGGCTTTTACCTCAAGCATCATAAGGAAGAAAATGAATAAAAAATACGAGAAGCAAGGTAGTCCTAAGAGACTTAAAAGCCTTCAACAGGTCCTTTCAGATCTAGAGGCCAATGGCTATAGAAAGGCAGTGGTCCAGTCCCTTCACGTATTTCCAGGTGAGGAATGGATTCACATACTGAATCAGGGGAAAATCGATGGCTTGAGGATCTCTTATGGAGAACCATTATTTGCCACTTGGGAAGATGTAAACAAGATCCTAGACGACATCGTTAAAGACATCCCAAATCCCAAAGAAGGATGTGCAATACTTGCGGGACACGGGACCCCCAATACCTATTCTTCGCCAGCGACTGCAGTCTATTTGGCATTTGATAGGCTACTACATACAAGGTTTTCCAATTGCTTTTTGGGAAGCGTTGAAGGTATCCCTGATAAGGAAGATGCAATAAAAAGGGCGACATCCTATCCAAAAGACTATGTGAAGATAATTCCCATAATGCTAGTGGCAGGCGATCACGTCATGAATGACATAATGGGGACTGAACCTGGTGAGGATGGGGAGCTGTCCTGGGCCTTGGAACTAAAAAAGGCTGGGAAAAAGGTGGAGGCACCAACTGTGACAATAAATGGAAAAAAATATTACAAAGGTCTTGGCTTCTATGAGGCCACTACTGAAGTAATTATAGAACATATCAGACAGGCTATGCGAGACCTTTAAAAAGTTTTGAGTGTTGAGTTTTGAGTTGAAGGAATGGAATTAAAAAAGTTGTGAGTGTTGAGTTTTGATCGGCTTTGGCGCTCCTTCTCTTGTTCTCAACCAGGAGCTTGGGAACGAGGTGAAAATGATATTGGCATAGAACATAGAACTAGAACCACTGTTTATACAAAGAGGGATTCAAGGGAGGAAAAGTTATGCAAAAAAATATTGGAAAATTGATCATGGGATTCTTTTGGACGATAATGCTGGTATTTGCTAATCCGGCGACTTCATTTTCGCAAACGTATGAAGAGTTAAAAAAAGAGATAAAATCTTTGGTGGATCAAAATAAAGCCCTTACAGAGCGCTTAAAAAAGGTGGAAACAGAGCTGAGTGAGCTTAAGGAGGGCCATGAGAAGGGATTAGAAATCGAGCCTCAAGAGGAGGGATCAATTTCTGGATTTTTGACTGATGCTGAAAAAAGGATCAATTTGAGTGGACTCCTTGAATTTGGCGGAGCCTATAGAGATACATCATATGACAATGGTGAGGATGTGACTGAAAGTGATTTGGTTATGACAACAGTTGAGCTAGATTTTTCAGCAAAGCTAAACAAGTGGGTTGATGTAACAGGGGTACTACTCTATGAAGATCCAACCTTTGAAAGTGAGGAGACTAGTTTTGAGCTGGATTCAGCCTCAGTGGTGTTTGGAGCAGAAGAAGGTTTTCCTTTTACCCTGACCTTAGGGAAGGTCTATGTACCTTTCGGGGCCCTTTTGACCTATTTCCCAGATGATCCTCTAATTGACTCACCACTTACACTGCTTCTGGGAGAATCAAACGAAAAGACAGCGATCCTTGCCTATACTGATGGGGGATTGACTGTATCTGTTTATGCCTACAACGGAGATGTGGAAGAAAAGGGAGAGGGAGAAAATAGATTGGAAAGCTATGGATTTGATGTTCATTTCGAATATGGCTTGGATATGGAAGGCCTAAATTTTTATAAAAGGGGTGAAAAATTTAAGCATGATCCAAACAAGTGCATAGATTTCTTAATTGGTGGGTCATACATATCCAATCTGGCAGATTCAGACTTTTTGTCAGATGCACTGGGTGATGAGATTGATCATTACGTTGGCGGAATGGATTTTTACGTGCATGCCGAACACCGTGGATACTTCATTGCGGCTGAGTTCATGGGGGCTGTGAATCATTTTTCCGCAAATGACCTCAGTTCAGGTAACTCTGGGGCCAAGCCCTATGTTTGGAATATTGAAACAGGATTTAGCTATAACTGGTGGAAAAATCTTGAAGTGGCATTCAAGATTGCTGGCTCTTTTGATACTGAGGCCCTTGGGCTCCCTGAACGGCGTTATGGTATTAACTTGAATCAGGAACTCTTTGAGGGAGTTACACTCTCTTTAGGCTATATACACGATCAATACCATGATATTGATATAGACAAACGTGATGAAAGAGAACTTTTATATGGCCAGATGGCTGTGGAATTCTAGTCTATTATTTTTATTTGTCTTCTCCTGCCTTGTAAGGACTGCATCCGCCCTTACGATTGTAGACGATAGGGGAAAGACTATTGAACTCAAGGCCCCAGCAAGGCGTATCATAGCCCTGTATGGGGCCTTTAATGAGATTATTGCAGCCCTTGGAAGAGAGGAGCTGTTGATTGCCCGTACAAAGGCAGACAGAGACCCTGCCTCGATCCTTAAGCTACCTGAAATAGGGACCCACATGAGACCCAACGTTGAGTTGATTGTCTCTTTAAAGCCAGATCTCATTCTTCAGAGTACAGGTAGAAGGCTTGCCCTTGAGCCAGTTAGGGCCCTTGAAAACATGGGGTTTAAAGTTGCAGTGTTTAATCCAAATTCCATAACTGGCCTTTACACTACGATACTTAGGATTGGGATACTTATAGGAGAGGAGAAAAAGGCCAAGGTCTTAGTAGAATCTATGAAAAATCGTATAGAACATATACAGAGACATCACATGGGGAAGAGGGCTCCACGGGTATTTTTTGAAGTAAGGTACCCCAATCTGCTTGGGGCAGGGGGGAACAACATTGTCAACGAAATTATAGAGAAGGCCGGAGGTATTAACTGTTTCTCAGGGGTAAAAAAGAAGTTTGTAAGGCCAGGCCTTGAGTCTGTTCTAAAGTGTGATCCAGATTTTTACATCATACAAAAAGGCCCTATGAATCGGGCCCCTGGAAATCCTGAGAATAGGCCCAACTTTATGCTCTTAAGGGCGATACGAGAAGGTCACTGGCTGATGGTGCCTGAAGGCAAATACTCTCGTCCAACACCAAATATAGTTGAGGCCATAGAGGAGCTCTCAAAGGTGTTTATGGAATATGACGACCTCAATGGGCAACAGGGTATGACAAGTATGGAGGACTCTAAGTGAAGGCCATTTTGATTGCTGGTACCAAGAGCGGTGTTGGAAAGACGACTATTACTTTAGGTCTCTTGGGTGCCTTAAAAAGGAGGGGCTTGAAGGTTCAGGCATTCAAGGTGGGGCCGGATTTTATAGATCCAGGACTTCATGCACTATTAACTGGTATTCCAAGTCACAATCTAGACACCTGGATGCTCTCCAATGAAGAGAACATTAAAATTTTTCATAAATATGCAAATCTTTCAGATATATCCGTATTAGAAGGTGTGATGGGCCTATTTGACGGTGCCCCAGGAAGTGCTGAACATGGCTCTACAGCTCATCTTGCAAAGATTTTAGAGGTCCCTGTTGTCCTTGTAATAGATTGTCACGGACTTGCAAGGTCTATCCTGCCTTTAATCAAGGGTTTTCTTGAATACGATAGGGCTGTCCCTATTAAAGGCGTCATCTTAAATAGGGTTGGAAGTCCCAATCATGAGGCTTTTTTGAGAAGAATCATAGCCTCTGATTTCCCAGAGTTAAATGTCATTGGAGCGATACCTAGAAAAGATGAAATGCTGATTCCTTCGCGTCACCTGGGGCTATTTACAGCAGGGGAAATAAAAGATGATATTGGGATTATCAATGAGATAACCGATAGGATCTC
This is a stretch of genomic DNA from Dissulfuribacter thermophilus. It encodes these proteins:
- a CDS encoding GSU2203 family decaheme c-type cytochrome, translated to MGKKILLLITSLSLIVGCSEMMRNRAAYIKLPPIPQGASYVGSEACGDCHEDYIQESTNVHLKIASFEVPQGVKTGCESCHGPASLHVEGEGDTEKIIRFGPEGLEPDEIAGVCVSCHQAGTHFNWAGSIHAENEVACTTCHKIHGNKNKNLLVDKETALCAKCHQDINAKTYFASHHPIKEGKMGCSDCHNPHGSASPEAGMLKTEERVNDLCLKCHTRYQGPFVFEHDPVVEDCLICHDPHGTVANNLLRQQEPFICLQCHEAHFHAARASNNVATVFAPGDPSNVIAPSDHGFTKSFMTKCTQCHSKVHGSDLPSQSVPGAGAALTR
- a CDS encoding GSU2204 family CXXCH-containing (seleno)protein; this translates as MNLIKRIFSIGLVVCFSVILQNDLGIAEEKEYEGSVSIGGIFVMDDIDSDEDGAKGTEYNSVLDNTGYWDLKGELGFEKDGLAFKGEAHYQYVDEQEYGAILDLKRILRLKTDYSRFLHRLDHDELENLNAHIFSNTDPGPSAGKGYFVDFNGDGTNNKNEEIVGSAAVYHTDLGAGDEYHIMRSEWNNNAVLHIPQIPGLKLSFSHRFEERKGLDQARTMSKCSACHIVADSKSIDEETNDYMPKVSLNTENFAIEYSFLHRDFDDKSEDMSVVYNNLATTHLGFTNRLQFDGRDGPLPYSKTPDSQKDAHTLKAKWNVNRTNTVTAALVYSQSTNKSTDGPYDILTGNLNDELEMDSTAIMARWHNRVSRKLSFNVFGKYQTIDNDDAFIDVVDRTNADGTTLGDGYSRSALGAAEGLQTGFWDFTRKSGYDLDITTLGFDVAWRPMHGVTLRGAYEFHYEDRENAEEHNVPDDTTEHTIKLSGDWRVMHSLKLGFGYKLELVDDPYALKFAVCAPDGSYGEYGGPPGSLYDYSRSYDPTIYSKRVGTRSNLPETAHEFSFKANWMPITVLSTNVYAKYKMAENDDVDGNSWEQDLFSGGINVVLTPNEKISFVAGYDYFNDKYESMYCIAIYDGUANIITTDQFGSEQTGMDYRTEAHSFSVVATYRPLAVLGFNANFNYTTGRGNITDLKFESMFPTGDAKLDLDTSSINPNQPYLYDVAYLNEMADYSNLDFEQLDFTMGVSYRISNDIGLGINYYYTDFEDNEAYVYGDQDVTVQSLMGFVTVSF
- a CDS encoding 3-deoxy-7-phosphoheptulonate synthase; this translates as MIVILKPDIKREGPEVQKINDFISNFPKVNIKLIEIEGETRTVCELHLIGSTHNIPQDVLESMPGVEKVVRVSTKYRQIGRHDIDVVPIGFEYQGLRFDQDSFHIFAGLCAVDTPEHVEEIFRTLAELGIVTARMGAYKPRTSPYDFQGHGRDCLPWLFEIAGKHGIKVIAMEVLKESHIDEIFEELEKAGKPTGIMLQIGTRNAQNFELLKAVGSQKEFPVLYKRGMGLTLEESLNACEYIASGGNRNIIFCLRGVKSHLGSPHRNLVDFAHVPVIKRLTRLPVCVDPSHSVGSKEVAPDGLPDIFHASAQGVIAGANMILVECHPDPQTALCDGPQALTMEEMAKFVEDTKIIREAYLRRKEAFSRSKMKELADS
- a CDS encoding FecCD family ABC transporter permease yields the protein MKHYMLFSIFTAVLFLSLFLTCLIGAVSIAPGEIFRVFLAQLGVVDLNSIDPSIFAIIWDIRFSRILLSALVGCALAISGAAFQGVLINPLADPFTIGVASGAAFGATLAIFLGSAFGEIPAWVQGLGIIPIFGFLGAMVALFFVIAFSRLSGGLRRETMILSGIVVATFLSALISLLKALDEESVQAIVFWIMGSLQGRSWAHVGFAMPYIVCGIVMLFFLTRELDIMTLGDEQAKQLGVNVEKIRYLVLIGASILTAACVSVSGVIGFVGLVIPHMVRLGLGARHTPLFIGSGLLGAITMIWSDAISRSILPGGEEIPVGVITALIGGPVFFLILVKSKKEDLETEP
- a CDS encoding ABC transporter ATP-binding protein; translated protein: MKVLRIRELSAGYGSRDVLDEINIDIHAGEFVGILGPNGSGKTTLLRTITGLIPVKRGSIELFGQDLESLNEIETAKRVAVVPQRVNIEFPIDGFHVVLMGRYPHRQSGFLRGYSKEDCRVADEAMKRTRTTHLKKALANRLSGGEAKLLSISRAIAQSPGLLLLDEATANLDPMRKVHMFRLFESMNRVDGLTIICVMHDLNLAALFCSRFIFLKQGRVVLDGGPEEVFTPENLQSIYDVDVSIIRHPVKKRPQVLFG
- a CDS encoding sirohydrochlorin cobaltochelatase, with amino-acid sequence MKKFLICFILVAGFLGAQCKWAFASQGTLLRFLKPTYKEGPVPIVLVAFGTSTKAQVTFDHIDREIRKAFPGHEIRWAFTSSIIRKKMNKKYEKQGSPKRLKSLQQVLSDLEANGYRKAVVQSLHVFPGEEWIHILNQGKIDGLRISYGEPLFATWEDVNKILDDIVKDIPNPKEGCAILAGHGTPNTYSSPATAVYLAFDRLLHTRFSNCFLGSVEGIPDKEDAIKRATSYPKDYVKIIPIMLVAGDHVMNDIMGTEPGEDGELSWALELKKAGKKVEAPTVTINGKKYYKGLGFYEATTEVIIEHIRQAMRDL